Part of the Sodalinema gerasimenkoae IPPAS B-353 genome is shown below.
GCCGCCTGAGTCGGTAACGCCGCCGTCAACACCTCCGGCCCATCGGCCGTCACCAAGACATCATCCTCAATGCGGATACCGCGCACATCCGCAAAGTCCCCCAGACGCTGCCAATTGACCATCTCCCGGTACTTCTGCCGATTCCCCGCATCATTGAGAATCCCCGGAACCTGATAAAACCCCGGTTCAATGGTGACCAACATCGAAGGCTTCAGCGGACGATGCAGACGCAAAAACCCCAATCCAAAGCGACTACTGCGCGCTCGTCCCTTCTCATAGCCCGCATAATCCCCTAAATCTTCCATATCATGGACATCCAACCCCAACAGATGACCAATCCCATGGGGGAAAAACAGGGCATGGGCATCGGCTTCCACTAAATCCTCGGGCCGTCCCCGTAAAATCCCTAAATCCACTAATCCCTCAGCCATGAGTTGGGCCGCCAACAGGTGAATATGGCGATATTCCACCCCCGGCTTCACCGCCTCAATGCAACGGTCATGAGCCGCTAAAACCACGTCGTAAATGGCCCGTTGACTGGGGGAAAAGGTCCCTTTCGCCGGCCAAGTTCGGGTGACATCGGCGGCCCAGCCTGATGGGGCTTCTGCACCGACATCCGCCAAGATTAAATCATCGGCGTTGATGGCATGATGATACTGCTCGTTATGGAGAACTTCCCCATGGACGGTGACAATACTGTTGTAGGCGCAACTCATGTTGTGGGCCAGAATCACCCCCTCCATGGCCCCGCGCACTTCGGCTTCTAAGTTAGCGGTTGGGGTGGCGGCCATCCCCGCTTTGTGGGCTTCTACCGTGACGGCCGCTGCGTGACGCAGTTCCACCAAGGCCCCCGCGTCGTGAGTTAGGCGCACTTGCACGATCGCCCGCACCAGTTGGCGATCGATCCCCTGTAAATTATCCATGGGCGAGAGCGATCGCCCCAACACCCCGGCCTGAAGACTACGCACATCGTCGTTTTGCACGGGAATCGTTGCCGCACCCTCGGCTTGGGCCGGCAATTCCGAGAGGGGAAAGGCAGCATCTGCACCAATAGTACTAGCGATTTGGTGGCGCTTCGGCTGGTCCCCATGCCAGAGGGCGGCACTGGGATGAGGATCGTCATAGAAGAGGTGCAAGCGCCCGGATTCGAGACGAATAGCCGCGTTCTCTAGGGGTAATCCGGCAAAATAGAGAAAATGACTGCTGGGGCGAAACGGGTATTTGTTGGCCGGGAAATTCCGGGATTTGCTGCGCCCGGACCAGAGAATGACCGGAAACTCCACCAACTCCGCCAGCCGTTGTCGTCGTTCGTGGAGGATGGTTTCTAGGGTGCGATCGCGCAGGATGGAGGAAGGATAATTACTACCGAGGAGCATAAACAGATTCCCGAGGCTTGAGCGTTAGTCCATCTGTATCCTAGCGTTTAACCCACGGTCGGTTCCAAAGGCAGCAACACCAATAAAATCCGGGCAATGGTGAAATAGGTCAGAACCCCTAACACGTCCACACAGGTAGTAATAAAGGGGGCTGACATCAACGCCGGATCGAAGCCGAGGGACTTAAACAGAATCGGCAGGGCGGCCCCGGAGGTCGAGGCCAACACAGAAATGACAATCAGACTAGAGCCAGCAGACAGGGCTACAATTACGTTGCCTTGTAGCACATAGGCCCCCACCGTCACCAATAACCCCAACATGGTTCCTAAAATCAACCCGGCGGTGGCTTCCCGACGAATCAAGCGCCAAGCCCCTCCAGTCTGGATTTTATCCATATTTAGCCCGCGAATAATCACCGTCGAGGACTGGGTTCCCACGTTGCCCCCGGTACCAATCAATAAGGGGATAAACATGGCTAAGCTCACCAGTTGCGTTAATACGCCTTCGTTTGCACGAATAACGATACTTGTCAAGACATTAGTCACCAATAAAATCAGCAACCAGGACACCCGCTGACGGGAGACGCGGAACAGACTCATCTGAAAGTAGTTGTCACCGTCCGACTGTAAGCCCCCCAAGGCATAGATATCCTCCGTGGTTTCCCGCTCAAAGACATCAATCACATCGTCAACGGTGACAATCCCCACCAGCCGCTGTTCACTATCCACCACGGGAACCGCCAGGAAGTCATAACGCTGAATGGTGCGGGCCACTTCTTCTTGGTCTGTATCCGTATGGACAAAGACGGCATCCCGAGTCATAATCTCGCCGATGGTTTGCTCCGGTTGAGCCACCACTAAATCCCGTAGGGAGAGGATACCCGTTAGATGACGAGCAGCATCGGTGACATAGAGGGCATAGACCGTTTCCGTGATGTCCGCTAGACGACGAATGCGCTCCAGGGCGGCACCAACGGTCAGATGCTCCTTGAGGGAGATATATTCCGGGGTCATGATGCGCCCCGCCGTGTCGGGTTGGTAACCCAGCAGCAGTGACGTCGCTTCCCGTTCGTTGGGGCTGAGTTTGGGGAGCAGTTGACGCACGACTTTGGCGGGGAGTTCGTCAAACAGACGGGCCCGATCATCGGGGGACATCTGCTCGACTAAATCGCGAATCTCCTGATTTTTAAAGTCTTGCAGGAGCGATTGCTGAACGTTGCGATCAAGATGTTCATACACCTCAGTGGCTTCGTCTTTGGGGAGTAGGCGGAAGGCGATCGCATGGAGTTTTTCCGGTAGTTCTCCAATCACTTCAGCCACATCGACAGACTGAACCGGAACCAGGAGCAGCTTAGCGTCCTGAAGCTGCCCCTGTTCGAGAAACATTTGTAGCTGCGATCGCACTAGCTCCCGCAACTCCCGTCGTGATGAAATGGGTTGTTCAACGTCTTGACTTTGTACCAAAGTGACCCCTCCCTAAGTTTCTCAATTGTAATGATGCTATCTAATGTAATGGGCGCTGAAGTAAGGCCTCAATCAGCCCTGGAACCCAGCACTAAAAGTCCACCAAGGCCCGGGCCACATAAAAGTAAATCAAAACCCCCAACACGTCCACACAGGTAGTAATGAAGGGAGCTGACATCAAGGCGGGATCAAATCCCAAGGACTTAAAGATCATGGGTAAAGCCGCCCCCGAAGTCGAGGCTAGGGTGGCAATGCTCCACAAGCTTAAGCCCACGGTTAGGGCCACTCGCCAATCTTGCAGAAAGACATAGGCCACTAACACAACAATGAGACCCATCATTAAGCCTAGCAAAATGCCCACCATGGCTTCCCGGCGTATGATCTGCCAAGCTAGGCTAGTGCGGATTTTGTCCATGCTCAAGCCGCGAATGACCACGGTGGAGGACTGGGTTCCCACATTCCCGCCGGTGTCAATTAGCAGGGGAATAAACATCGCTAAGCTCACCACCTGTTCGAGCATATCCTCGTTAGCGCCAATGACCCCACCGGTAAAGATATTGGTCACCAGTAGCACTAACAACCAGGTCACCCGTCGCCGAGAAATGCGAAAGAGGTTCATCTGGAAGTAGTTTTCGCGATCGGCTTGTAAGCCACCGAGGGCATAAATATCTTCTGTGGTTTCCCGTTCGAGGACATCGAGGACATCATCGACGGTCACGATCCCCACAAGCCTCTGTTCACTGTCCACGACGGGAAGGGCTAGGAAGTCGTAGCGTTGGATGGTGCGGGCGACCTCTTCTTGGTCAACGCTGGTATGGACTGAGACTACATCTCGCGTCATGATGTCACCGATGGTCTGTTCAGGTTCAGCGGTGACGAGATCTCGCAAGGAAAGAATCCCGGTCAGATGTCGGGTTCCGTCGGTCACGTAGAGGGCGTAAATGGTCTCAGTAATGTTGGCCAGGCTACGAATGCGCTCAAAGGCTTGGCTGACGGTGAAATGCTCCTTGAGGGAGACATATTCCGGGGTCATGATGCGCCCGGCGGTGTTGGGTTCGTAGCCGAGAAGGAGGGAGGTGGCTTGTCGCTCGCTAGAACTG
Proteins encoded:
- a CDS encoding aminopeptidase P family protein, which codes for MLLGSNYPSSILRDRTLETILHERRQRLAELVEFPVILWSGRSKSRNFPANKYPFRPSSHFLYFAGLPLENAAIRLESGRLHLFYDDPHPSAALWHGDQPKRHQIASTIGADAAFPLSELPAQAEGAATIPVQNDDVRSLQAGVLGRSLSPMDNLQGIDRQLVRAIVQVRLTHDAGALVELRHAAAVTVEAHKAGMAATPTANLEAEVRGAMEGVILAHNMSCAYNSIVTVHGEVLHNEQYHHAINADDLILADVGAEAPSGWAADVTRTWPAKGTFSPSQRAIYDVVLAAHDRCIEAVKPGVEYRHIHLLAAQLMAEGLVDLGILRGRPEDLVEADAHALFFPHGIGHLLGLDVHDMEDLGDYAGYEKGRARSSRFGLGFLRLHRPLKPSMLVTIEPGFYQVPGILNDAGNRQKYREMVNWQRLGDFADVRGIRIEDDVLVTADGPEVLTAALPTQAAAIEDLVRD
- the mgtE gene encoding magnesium transporter, with the protein product MVQSQDVEQPISSRRELRELVRSQLQMFLEQGQLQDAKLLLVPVQSVDVAEVIGELPEKLHAIAFRLLPKDEATEVYEHLDRNVQQSLLQDFKNQEIRDLVEQMSPDDRARLFDELPAKVVRQLLPKLSPNEREATSLLLGYQPDTAGRIMTPEYISLKEHLTVGAALERIRRLADITETVYALYVTDAARHLTGILSLRDLVVAQPEQTIGEIMTRDAVFVHTDTDQEEVARTIQRYDFLAVPVVDSEQRLVGIVTVDDVIDVFERETTEDIYALGGLQSDGDNYFQMSLFRVSRQRVSWLLILLVTNVLTSIVIRANEGVLTQLVSLAMFIPLLIGTGGNVGTQSSTVIIRGLNMDKIQTGGAWRLIRREATAGLILGTMLGLLVTVGAYVLQGNVIVALSAGSSLIVISVLASTSGAALPILFKSLGFDPALMSAPFITTCVDVLGVLTYFTIARILLVLLPLEPTVG
- the mgtE gene encoding magnesium transporter — encoded protein: MAESQNTTSVEELASREELRELVRSQLQMFLEQGNFQGAKTLLVPVQPADAAHAIEGLPHSLHAIAFRLLPKDKSSEIYEHLDSAVQQSLIEEFKNQELQELIDRMSPDDRVRLLDELPADLVRRLLKQLSSSERQATSLLLGYEPNTAGRIMTPEYVSLKEHFTVSQAFERIRSLANITETIYALYVTDGTRHLTGILSLRDLVTAEPEQTIGDIMTRDVVSVHTSVDQEEVARTIQRYDFLALPVVDSEQRLVGIVTVDDVLDVLERETTEDIYALGGLQADRENYFQMNLFRISRRRVTWLLVLLVTNIFTGGVIGANEDMLEQVVSLAMFIPLLIDTGGNVGTQSSTVVIRGLSMDKIRTSLAWQIIRREAMVGILLGLMMGLIVVLVAYVFLQDWRVALTVGLSLWSIATLASTSGAALPMIFKSLGFDPALMSAPFITTCVDVLGVLIYFYVARALVDF